GCGAACTGGGGCTCGTGGTGCATGTTCCACTGGAAGACGGTCTACGAAGGACAATGAAGTGGCACCGGGCGCAGGCTGTTTCGGTCTCACACTAATCGAGGTCATGATCAAGGTATCCGATTACGTGGCAAAACGGCTGGCCGACTGGGGCGTGGAACACGTGTTTCTCGTCACAGGTGGTGGCGCTATGCACCTTAACGATTCATTCGGCAACGAGCCCCGAATCCGGTATGTGTGCATGCACCACGAGCAGGCTGCCGCCATGGCAGCTGAGGGCTACGCGCGGATCACGAACACGCCCGGAGTCATCAACGTCACGACCGGTCCGGGAGGAATCAATGCGCTGAATGGGGTCTTCGGTGCCTGGACAGATTCCATCCCCATGGTCATTGTTTCCGGCCAGGTGAAACGCGAAACCTGCAAAACCCTGATGGGCTGCCCGGAACTCCGCCAATTGGGCGACCAGGAAGTCGATGTCGTCAGCATGGTTCGTGGTATTACCAAATATGCCGCGCTTGTCGACGATCCTAAAGCCATCCGTTACCACCTCGAAAAAGCCTATTGCCTGGCAAAGCACGGGCGGCCCGGCCCCTGCTGGATCGACATCCCCGTTGATGTTCAAGGGGCACAAGTAAAAGAGAGCGATCTCCCCGGTTTTGATCATTCAGAAGTATCGAGAGAACTCAACCTGCTGGAATTAGAAAAGACTGTTCGTGACATCCTCGAGAGACTCCGCCACGCGAAACGTCCGGTGATCCTCGCCGGAACCGGAGTGCGACTCGCGCAGGCCCTGGACGAGTTCGAACAAGTTATCCGCGCACTGCAGATTCCGGTCACAACCGGTTGGACTCATGACCTGATCGCCTCGGACGATCCTCTGTTTTGCGGACGCCCGGGCACGATCGGCGAGCGTGCCGGCAATTTCACCGTCCAAAATGCAGATCTCGTCCTCGTTTTGGGCTCCCGTCTGAATATCCGTCAGGTCAGCTACAACTGGGCATCCTTCGCGCCAAAGGCGTTCAAGATTCAAGTAGATGTCGACCCACTGGAGTTCAAAAAGCCTCTCGTAAAACCGGACCTCGGAATCGCGTGCGACCTGAAACTCTTCCTAACGGAAATGGCACGGCAATTGAATGACCCCGCAAAGACAGGAGATCATTCAGCCTGGCTGGCCTGGTGCCGTGAGCGCGTTCACAAATATCGCGTAGTACAGACGAAACAACGGAAAGATGGGCCACCGCTGAATCCATACTATTTCATTGAACTTCTAGGTGAGATCCTCGCGGATGATGACGTCGTGGTCTGCGGTAATGCCACCGCCTGCATTGTGCCGTTCCAGGCACTCCCTCTGCGCAAAGGACAGCGCTTGTTTTCCAACTCCGGTTCTGCCTCCATGGGATACGATCTTCCCGCTTCGATCGGTGCGGCTTTTGCCCGCAAAGGCGGGCGCGTTATCTGTCTTGCGGGCGATGGCAGCCTGCAGATGAATGTGCAAGAGCTTCAGACCGTCATGCATTACGATCTGCCAGTGAAAATCTTCGTACTCAACAATAACGGCTACTTATCGATCCGGACTACGCAGAAGAACTTCTTCCGCCGCCTGGTCGGCGAAAGCAAAGCCAGCGGTGTATCTTTTCCCGACATGGTGCGGGTGGCAGACGCTTTCGGTATTCCCGCGATGCGGGTTGATCATCGTGCCCAGATGGACGCCGTGCATCGTGCTCTGAATGCGCCAGGGCCATACCTTTTTGATGTGATGCTGGATAGTACGCAGGAATTCGAACCGCGAATTCGCTCGCGCAAGTTAGAAGACGGCACAATACTCACGCCGGCGTTAGACGACATGTATCCCTTTCTCGGTGACGAAGAGATGGCAAGTAACAGATACCAAGATGCAGATGAGCAGGAATGCTTAGCTCCGCAGAGAACCGGGGAAACCAAGCATGAATAGAGATATTTTCGAAGATCTATTTGTACTGGAACTCGCGAACAATCACCTCGGCGACGTGGCGCGTGGACTCAAGATCATCTCCACCTACTCCCAAGTGGTCCGATTCAACAATGTTCGCGCCGCCATCAAGATCCAGTTGCGCGATGTCGATCGCTTCATCCATAAGGACTTTCGCGACCGCTCCGATATCCGCTACATCAAGAAAACGCTGGATACTCAGCTGTCGTTCGAGGAGATTGCGCGAATGGTGAAAGCCATCCGCGATGGGAATTGCACCCCGATGGCCACTGCCTTCGACGAGAAGTCAGTCGACCTGTGCGTCGAACTCGGCATTCCGATCCTGAAGCTGGCGAGCTCCGACATGAACGACTGGGTGCTGATCGAGAAGATCGCCCAGACCAAGAAACCCGTCATCGTTTCCACCGGTGGAAGCTCCCTTAAGGATGTCGATGACCTGATTACCTTTTTCGAGAACCGCCACATTCCGCTCGCGATCAATCATTGTGTTTCGCTTTACCCGAGCGAAGACCAGGAACTCGATATGAACCAGATCGATTTCCTGCGAAACCGCTATCCGCACCACATCATCGGGTTCTCCACGCACGAGTATCACGATTGGACCGCTTCCATGCTGATCGCCTATGCAAAGGGCGCGCGAACGTTCGAGCGGCACATTGACATCGAGAGCGACGGCATGAAGGTCAGCCCTTACTGCTCGCTTCCCGACCAGATCGATACCTGGTTCAAGGCATTTCACAAGGCCAAGGAGATGTGTGGGGCTCCGGGGACACAAAAACGAATCCCCCCTCAGAAGGAGATCGCGTATCTTGACTCCCTCGTCCGCGGAGTCTATGCGAGTCGCGATCTCCCAGTTGGGCACGTGTTGGCGGACGAAGACGTTTACCTCGCGATCCCCTTGCAGAAGGGGCAAATCTCGTGCCGCGAACTGATGCGCGGCGAAGTCATCCGCTGCGCGGTGAAGAAGGACGAACCGATCATGATCGACAAGATCGACAGTCCTTACGCCAGCATTGCGTCCCTGCGGGCGCTGATCTATGACCGGGGGATCTGATGAAGACGATCAGTGTCGTGACTCCGTGCTACAACGAGGAAGGGAATGTGCTGGAGGTGTACGAGCGCGTTCGCGCGCTGATGGCCAAGCTCGGCCGATACGAATACGAGCACATCTTCATCGACAATCGCTCGACCGACAACACTTTCACTATCCTGAAGCAGATCGCAAGCGCGGACACCAACGTGAAGGTCATCCGCAACACTCGCAACTTCGGACATTTGCGTTCGCCATTCCACGCGCTCATGCAGGCGCGCGGAGACGCCGTGATCGTGTTGCTGTCGGACCTGCAGGATCCTCCGGAACTGCTGGAGCAGTTCATCGCCGAGTGGGAGCGAGGAATTCCCATCGTGATTGCCATCAAGCATCAGAGCCGCGAGAATCCGCTGATGTACTGGATTCGCAGCCAGTACTACAACATGGTGCGAAACATCTCCTCGATCGAGACTTACGAGCACTTCACAGGATTCGGTTTGTACGATCGCAAGGTGATGGATATGGTGAAGCAGTTTCCAGATCCTTATCCTTACTTTCGCGGCATGATCGCGGAGATCGGATTGCCGCACAGCGAGGTTTATTACACGCAGGAGCGGCGCAAGCGCGGCAAGACGAAGAACAACTGGCTGACGTTGTATGACATTGGAATGCTCGGCGTAACGACGCTCTCGAAAGTGCCGTTGCGACTGGCGATTTTCGTCGGGTTCCTCGGAGCTGCGATTTCGTTCCTGGCTGGTTTGTCGTACTTCGTTTACAAGGTACTGTTCTGGACGGAATTTTCGGTTGGAATCGCGCCTCTGGTGCTTGGTGTTTTCTTCTTAGGCTCGCTGCAGATGGTTTTTCTGGGAATCATCGGAGAGTACATCGGAAACATTTTTACGCAGGTGCGGGCGCGGCCCCATGTCTTTGAGGACGAGCGGATCAACTTTGAGCATGGGTTTGGGAGGCCGTTGGCAGAGGCTCCGTTTGGGGCTCGCCAGATGCAGGAAAAGGGTTAACCATCTGGTAACAGACCCCCCACCCCCCTATATTTGCGATCTCTTAGAATCAATATTTTACGGGAATTCCGGCGTAAAACACTGTGGCCGTAGGAACTTAAAGTCCCTTTGTTTACTGAATTTTACGGAGATGGTTCGGGACGAAACTAGAGGGTGGGTAGTCGCGCGGTGAGAACGCGCCGGGCCATTGACCTAAGTATGATCAGGTCCAAGGTTGTGTGGACCGCCCATGCTATGGCAGCGCCGACAATGTTGAATCTCGTGGTCAAAAGCCAGAAAACCCCCAAGTAGACCGGCATCTCGACCATGTGCATTTTCGCGGTCCAATCAGCCCGCCCTGCTCCCTGCACGAGCGCGTAAGGTAGGGACGCCAGGGCATTCATCATGACGCCGATGCTCAGAATCTGGAGCACGAGGGTACTGTGTGAAGCAAAGTCTTGACCGAGCCACAATCGAAGCCCTGGTCGAGCAAGGATTATCGCGAGTACCGTGGTTGGAAGAAGTAAGAAAACCAGAAATCTTGTAGCCCTAGCGTATATCTGCGAGGTGCGTGGTACATCGGACATGAGCACGCTGGAGAAGGTTGGGAAGAAAACTCCTCCCACGGCGCCAGATACGATTAGTAGTTTCGTGATGATTTCATACGGCGTCGCATAGTATGCAACCGCCTGAATGGAGACCAGCGCTCCTACCAGAAATCGGTCCATTCCGGACATTACTGGAGTAATGACATTAGATACAGTGAGCCAACCGCCGAACGTCAACAATGGACTGAGGGTGGCCGTGCGCCACTGGAATATAGGCCGCAACGGCTGGAACATGGTTATGCATGCTGTGAAGTGAAGTAACAGCGAGACATAACGGCCGACTAAAAGCACGACGATGATCGGAACAAGTGAGTGGGAGAAGGGCAAAACGGCGAGCGGGGCCCCGAAGTTATAGGCCGTCATCGGCCCACGAATGGATACTGCGATGTCGAATCGATGGTATGCCTCCAGTATTCCTCGGAATCCCGTTGTGGTAAGAACTGCGGGTATCGAGATCGCGAATAGCTGGAAAGCTCGGACGGTTTCGGGACAGAGTGACTCCGGAACTCTGAGTACCGAATAGACGAGCCAATGAGAGCACCCGGCTAACAAAATGCCCCCCAGAGTACCGAGCCCGGCGGTCAGCATGATGGCAGTCCACGCGAGTGGGCCGATGGAAGTCTCGTCGCCCTTCCCCAGTTCCCGAGAAATGAGGTTGGTCAACGCGCGCCCGACACCCAGATCGAAGACGGTGAAGTAAGAGATGACCATCCAGATGAGGGTGAGGACGCCAAAACGAGCAGTCCCGAGGGCGTCGATGAGCCGGGGGATTGCTATAACAGCGACTACAAAGGGGGCGCCATCTCCGAGCAGGTTGATGATGCTGTTCCGCAGGAGGTGCTTGCGCGAGGTGAGGTTCGTGATTGCGGACTCGGGTATGGCCATCAGGCGCCGGTTTGAGATGGGCTCCAGCGGTCATTTTAGCCTGTTACTGAAGATAGTCGATACGCCAAAGACGTATGGCCAATGACGTTTTGGCGCGTGTACATTGATCATCAACAATCATGCCTTTAGCGATTGAATCACGCCATCTAAACGATATCGCCGTAGTAATTCCACTGGTCCGTGGGGACGACCGGGGCTTTTTCATGGAGACCTACCGGGCTGACGAGTTCACAGAACTAGGGCTTCCACCGCAGTTCGTACAGGATAACCACTCAAGATCGAAATATGGGGTGCTGCGGGGCTTACACTTCCAATGGGACCCGCCGATGGGAAAACTGATGCGGGTGACTCTGGGCACGGCCTTCCTGGTTGCGGTTGATATCCGGAAGGGATCGCCAACGCTGGGCAAATGGTTTGGCTTGGATGTAAGCGCCGAGAACAAGAAGCAGGTCTGGGCACCGTTTGGGTTCGCACGCGGTTTCTGCGCGCTGACAGAATATTGTGAGGTGCAGTACAAATGCACCGGCGTGTACAGTTCGAAGGCAGAATCGGGGATTTCGTTCCGGGACCCTGCAATCGGAATCGAGTGGCCGCTTCCCGAGAGTGACATGGTAATTTCGGAAAAAGACCGTACCGCGCAAACGCTGGCGCAGTGGCTGGCATCTCCACTGTCCGACAACATACGATACGAGAAGGAGAAACGATGAAGATTCTGATTGTCGGGGGCGCGGGTTACGTCGGGTCGGTGCTGATCCCGAAACTTCTGGAACGCGGATACAAAGTCGACGTTGTCGATCTTTTCTGGTTTGGCAACCACTTGCCGCCTGAGGTCGGAGTAATTGAGAAGGACTTGTTTGCGCTGGAAACCGAAGATCTGTCCGGATACGACCAGGTAGTTTTTCTTGCCGGGCTTTCCAACGACCCGATGGCGGAGTATTCGCCGAGCAAAAATTTTATTTTCAATGCGGCTTCTCCAGCCTACCTGGCCTACATCGCGAAGAAAGCTGCGGTGCGACGCTACGTCTATGCGTCTTCCTGCTCGGTCTACGGCTACACGGAAAACGAACTGTACGATGAAACGAAACCGGCAGTTTCCAGCTATCCCTACGGGATTTCGAAGCTACAGGGCGAACAGGCTGTACTGTCATTCGCAGACAAAACGTTTTCGGTGATCTCGCTGCGCAAGGGTACCGTTTGCGGTTATAGCCCACGGATGCGGCTTGATCTGATTATCAACACCATGTTCAAGTGCGCTTTGCAGGATGGAGCGATCACGGTCAACAATCCGGCGATTTGGCGTCCGATCATAAGCACACAAGACACGGCAAGCGCTTATATTCGGGCGATCGAAGCACACGAATCTGTCTCCGGAATATTTAATGTCGCTTCTGGCAACTACACGGTGGGCGAAGTCGGCGACCTGGTGAAACACGAAATAGAGCGCGGTCTTGGGACGCCGGTCAGGATCAACATCAATCATCGTCAGGATTACCGGAACTACAAAGTGAGCATCTCCAAGGCAGAGAATGTGTTGAGTTTCCATCCTTACGATGACGTGCGATCCATCGTTCGCGGACTGTTGGAACACCGGAAAGAATTTCAAGATTGGGATAACCCGGCCTATTACAACATCCAGATGCTGAAGAAACTGGAGCCGCATGTGGCCGGCGCTCAAGCAGGTTCGACCAAGGGCTGAGTGGGATGAGAATAATTCTGATCGGCTCGAACGGGCAGTTAGGGACGGATCTCGCTCGTGTTCTTGAGAAGCGCGCTCACGACCTGCATCCCATTGCAAATCGCAAAGTCGATATCTGCCAGCGAGAGGCGGTAGAGAGACTTATTTCTTCAGTTCGACCGGATGTAGTCATCAATACGGCCGCATTTCATCAGGTGGACCGGTGCGAAGCTAACCCAGAGATGGCCTTCGCGGTGAATGCCGTGGGAGTCCGCAATGTTGCGGAGTGCTGCGAGAAGCACAAAGCGGTGTTCGTCCACTTCAGTACTGACTACGTTTTCGACGGATGTAAAGGAGCCCCGTACACAGAGACGGATGTGCCATCTCCGCTAAATGTATACGGCGTGAGCAAAGTCGCCGGCGAAGAATTGGTCGCCTATACAACAGAGCGGAACTTCATCGTCAGGACGTGTGGCCTGTTCGGTCTGGCGGGACCGAGCGGAAAAGGGCTGAACTTTGTCGAAAACATGCTGAAGCGAGCCAAAGAAGGTAACCCGATTCGGGTGGTCGAGGACCAGATACTCTCGCCGACGTACACCCTCAATCTTGCGGAGCGCGTCTGCGACCTGCTGCAGACAAACGCCTACGGTCTCTATCACCTCAGCTCTGAGGGCGAGTGCTCATGGTACGAATTTGCGCGGGAGATTTTCCAGCGGGCCGGGGTGAATGCGGACCTGAACCCATGCACAACCGTTGAAGTTCAGGGGACCGTGCGTCGGCCAAAACGAACAACTCTGGACAAGGCGAAGTACAACGCGCTAGGACTGCCGAAGATGCCCCACTGGGCAGAAGGCCTGCGACGCTACTTAGGCAGCAGGGCTTAGCTCTTCGGTTTAATACGACTGCGAATTCCTCTGCCAATGTGAGCGGCCATTCCTGAGAGAGCTCGTACGGACGGTCTGAACCCAAGTCCACGAGCCAAACGCCACGACTCCTTCAGTTTGGGCCAGGTTGGACGTTCCGACAGGAATGCGTATAGAAATAAGATGCCAATCCTGCCGTGAAGATCCTGCATTGCTTCGTTGGGTACAGACGTCCTGCCAGCCATGAATTGCATCACGCGTAGCATTTCAGCAAGATGCTCCCATGCACGAGTCTTCGACCGCGTCGTAGCACCGTGACTTCGGAAGAAGTTCAGTGGAGTCGCGATGTAGGAGAGGTCGGAAGTGGCGAGAATTGAGGCCCAGAATTTGTAGTCGGCTGATAGCCTGA
The nucleotide sequence above comes from Terriglobia bacterium. Encoded proteins:
- a CDS encoding thiamine pyrophosphate-binding protein, with the protein product MIKVSDYVAKRLADWGVEHVFLVTGGGAMHLNDSFGNEPRIRYVCMHHEQAAAMAAEGYARITNTPGVINVTTGPGGINALNGVFGAWTDSIPMVIVSGQVKRETCKTLMGCPELRQLGDQEVDVVSMVRGITKYAALVDDPKAIRYHLEKAYCLAKHGRPGPCWIDIPVDVQGAQVKESDLPGFDHSEVSRELNLLELEKTVRDILERLRHAKRPVILAGTGVRLAQALDEFEQVIRALQIPVTTGWTHDLIASDDPLFCGRPGTIGERAGNFTVQNADLVLVLGSRLNIRQVSYNWASFAPKAFKIQVDVDPLEFKKPLVKPDLGIACDLKLFLTEMARQLNDPAKTGDHSAWLAWCRERVHKYRVVQTKQRKDGPPLNPYYFIELLGEILADDDVVVCGNATACIVPFQALPLRKGQRLFSNSGSASMGYDLPASIGAAFARKGGRVICLAGDGSLQMNVQELQTVMHYDLPVKIFVLNNNGYLSIRTTQKNFFRRLVGESKASGVSFPDMVRVADAFGIPAMRVDHRAQMDAVHRALNAPGPYLFDVMLDSTQEFEPRIRSRKLEDGTILTPALDDMYPFLGDEEMASNRYQDADEQECLAPQRTGETKHE
- a CDS encoding N-acetylneuraminate synthase family protein, whose translation is MNRDIFEDLFVLELANNHLGDVARGLKIISTYSQVVRFNNVRAAIKIQLRDVDRFIHKDFRDRSDIRYIKKTLDTQLSFEEIARMVKAIRDGNCTPMATAFDEKSVDLCVELGIPILKLASSDMNDWVLIEKIAQTKKPVIVSTGGSSLKDVDDLITFFENRHIPLAINHCVSLYPSEDQELDMNQIDFLRNRYPHHIIGFSTHEYHDWTASMLIAYAKGARTFERHIDIESDGMKVSPYCSLPDQIDTWFKAFHKAKEMCGAPGTQKRIPPQKEIAYLDSLVRGVYASRDLPVGHVLADEDVYLAIPLQKGQISCRELMRGEVIRCAVKKDEPIMIDKIDSPYASIASLRALIYDRGI
- a CDS encoding glycosyltransferase family 2 protein; its protein translation is MKTISVVTPCYNEEGNVLEVYERVRALMAKLGRYEYEHIFIDNRSTDNTFTILKQIASADTNVKVIRNTRNFGHLRSPFHALMQARGDAVIVLLSDLQDPPELLEQFIAEWERGIPIVIAIKHQSRENPLMYWIRSQYYNMVRNISSIETYEHFTGFGLYDRKVMDMVKQFPDPYPYFRGMIAEIGLPHSEVYYTQERRKRGKTKNNWLTLYDIGMLGVTTLSKVPLRLAIFVGFLGAAISFLAGLSYFVYKVLFWTEFSVGIAPLVLGVFFLGSLQMVFLGIIGEYIGNIFTQVRARPHVFEDERINFEHGFGRPLAEAPFGARQMQEKG
- a CDS encoding flippase gives rise to the protein MAIPESAITNLTSRKHLLRNSIINLLGDGAPFVVAVIAIPRLIDALGTARFGVLTLIWMVISYFTVFDLGVGRALTNLISRELGKGDETSIGPLAWTAIMLTAGLGTLGGILLAGCSHWLVYSVLRVPESLCPETVRAFQLFAISIPAVLTTTGFRGILEAYHRFDIAVSIRGPMTAYNFGAPLAVLPFSHSLVPIIVVLLVGRYVSLLLHFTACITMFQPLRPIFQWRTATLSPLLTFGGWLTVSNVITPVMSGMDRFLVGALVSIQAVAYYATPYEIITKLLIVSGAVGGVFFPTFSSVLMSDVPRTSQIYARATRFLVFLLLPTTVLAIILARPGLRLWLGQDFASHSTLVLQILSIGVMMNALASLPYALVQGAGRADWTAKMHMVEMPVYLGVFWLLTTRFNIVGAAIAWAVHTTLDLIILRSMARRVLTARLPTL
- the rfbC gene encoding dTDP-4-dehydrorhamnose 3,5-epimerase; the encoded protein is MPLAIESRHLNDIAVVIPLVRGDDRGFFMETYRADEFTELGLPPQFVQDNHSRSKYGVLRGLHFQWDPPMGKLMRVTLGTAFLVAVDIRKGSPTLGKWFGLDVSAENKKQVWAPFGFARGFCALTEYCEVQYKCTGVYSSKAESGISFRDPAIGIEWPLPESDMVISEKDRTAQTLAQWLASPLSDNIRYEKEKR
- a CDS encoding SDR family oxidoreductase, with translation MKILIVGGAGYVGSVLIPKLLERGYKVDVVDLFWFGNHLPPEVGVIEKDLFALETEDLSGYDQVVFLAGLSNDPMAEYSPSKNFIFNAASPAYLAYIAKKAAVRRYVYASSCSVYGYTENELYDETKPAVSSYPYGISKLQGEQAVLSFADKTFSVISLRKGTVCGYSPRMRLDLIINTMFKCALQDGAITVNNPAIWRPIISTQDTASAYIRAIEAHESVSGIFNVASGNYTVGEVGDLVKHEIERGLGTPVRININHRQDYRNYKVSISKAENVLSFHPYDDVRSIVRGLLEHRKEFQDWDNPAYYNIQMLKKLEPHVAGAQAGSTKG
- the rfbD gene encoding dTDP-4-dehydrorhamnose reductase; translated protein: MRIILIGSNGQLGTDLARVLEKRAHDLHPIANRKVDICQREAVERLISSVRPDVVINTAAFHQVDRCEANPEMAFAVNAVGVRNVAECCEKHKAVFVHFSTDYVFDGCKGAPYTETDVPSPLNVYGVSKVAGEELVAYTTERNFIVRTCGLFGLAGPSGKGLNFVENMLKRAKEGNPIRVVEDQILSPTYTLNLAERVCDLLQTNAYGLYHLSSEGECSWYEFAREIFQRAGVNADLNPCTTVEVQGTVRRPKRTTLDKAKYNALGLPKMPHWAEGLRRYLGSRA